One segment of Allorhodopirellula heiligendammensis DNA contains the following:
- a CDS encoding YciI family protein, with amino-acid sequence MRVMVIVKASPSSEAGEMPSTELLEAMGKYNEELVKAGIMKSGDGLKPSSTGLRVRFRGNERIVTDGPFAETSELIAGYWLWEVASMDEAVEWVRRCPNPMNEESDIEIRQFYEMDDFSENDPEGKVAAHEDELRTSVVMQDSTLAPYLFFAGRCDEALAFYKQALGANVAFLMRFNESPDGVPEGMLQNGFEDKVMHATVHIGKLTVMCSDGCDDKSSFDGFRLALSLPSEDGCTRVFDSLAQGGSVDMPLTKTFWSPLYGMVTDKFGVGWMVMVPGEPH; translated from the coding sequence ATGAGAGTCATGGTCATCGTGAAAGCATCGCCAAGTTCCGAAGCAGGCGAGATGCCCAGCACGGAACTGCTCGAAGCAATGGGCAAATACAATGAGGAACTCGTCAAAGCAGGCATCATGAAATCCGGCGACGGGCTAAAGCCGAGTTCGACAGGTTTGCGAGTACGATTCCGCGGCAACGAGCGAATCGTTACCGACGGACCGTTCGCGGAAACGTCTGAATTGATCGCTGGCTACTGGTTGTGGGAAGTCGCTTCGATGGACGAAGCTGTCGAGTGGGTAAGGCGATGCCCCAATCCGATGAATGAAGAGTCTGACATCGAGATTCGCCAGTTCTATGAAATGGACGATTTTTCAGAGAACGATCCTGAAGGGAAAGTCGCTGCGCACGAAGACGAACTGCGGACCTCCGTCGTCATGCAGGACAGCACGCTCGCCCCATATCTTTTTTTTGCAGGTCGCTGTGACGAAGCACTTGCGTTTTACAAACAAGCACTCGGAGCAAACGTCGCGTTTCTGATGCGTTTCAATGAAAGTCCCGATGGCGTTCCCGAGGGAATGCTTCAAAATGGTTTTGAAGACAAAGTCATGCACGCGACCGTCCATATCGGCAAACTGACTGTCATGTGTTCAGACGGGTGCGATGACAAGTCCAGTTTTGACGGATTTCGGCTGGCGTTATCGCTTCCGTCAGAGGATGGCTGTACTCGCGTTTTTGATTCGCTTGCTCAAGGTGGGAGTGTCGACATGCCGCTCACCAAAACGTTCTGGTCGCCGCTCTACGGCATGGTCACCGACAAGTTTGGCGTTGGCTGGATGGTGATGGTGCCTGGGGAACCTCACTAG
- a CDS encoding YybH family protein, translating into MSDLSITDPQQDEAEIRRLMKEWSAALEAKDVDALTKDYDPNAVLFDACPPYKTIGVAGIKQVWQNCLPYFPETFKSEHRDVQVHVDGNTAFVYGVHHFVPTPADHPCGMTWMRISVGYRRIAGEWKVVHEHVSIPFNPMNGQAWYITDPDDLEMPDYSAEAGTEGTEK; encoded by the coding sequence ATGAGCGACTTATCCATAACCGATCCGCAGCAAGACGAAGCCGAAATTCGACGTCTGATGAAAGAATGGTCAGCGGCACTCGAAGCCAAAGACGTTGATGCGTTGACCAAAGACTATGACCCTAACGCGGTTTTGTTCGACGCGTGCCCGCCGTACAAGACCATCGGCGTTGCAGGAATCAAGCAGGTTTGGCAGAACTGTCTGCCGTATTTTCCTGAAACGTTCAAGTCGGAGCATCGTGACGTGCAGGTTCACGTCGACGGAAATACAGCTTTCGTCTATGGCGTGCATCACTTCGTGCCGACGCCCGCCGATCACCCCTGCGGAATGACGTGGATGCGCATCTCTGTTGGATACCGCCGAATCGCAGGGGAATGGAAAGTTGTCCATGAACATGTGTCGATCCCATTCAATCCGATGAACGGGCAAGCCTGGTACATCACTGACCCGGATGATCTCGAGATGCCGGACTACTCGGCAGAGGCCGGCACCGAAGGAACCGAGAAATGA
- a CDS encoding YciI family protein, with protein sequence MKYMLLIYGSEDCWTEDERKECMIESMSICDELEAQGKWIASSPLHSVQTATSVRVRDGRRQITDGPFAETTEQLGGYYIIDVENLDEAIAIAARLPPAKKGTVEIRPVFPLPELPR encoded by the coding sequence ATGAAGTACATGCTGCTAATCTACGGATCGGAAGACTGCTGGACGGAAGACGAACGCAAGGAGTGCATGATCGAGTCGATGTCAATCTGCGATGAACTGGAGGCCCAAGGCAAATGGATCGCCTCTTCGCCGCTTCACTCAGTCCAAACAGCGACGAGCGTCCGAGTCCGAGACGGTCGAAGGCAAATCACAGACGGTCCGTTTGCGGAAACGACCGAGCAACTGGGTGGCTATTACATCATCGACGTCGAGAATCTCGACGAAGCTATCGCCATCGCCGCCAGACTTCCGCCAGCAAAAAAAGGCACGGTGGAGATTCGGCCAGTCTTCCCGCTGCCCGAGTTGCCACGATAA